A single region of the Apodemus sylvaticus chromosome 7, mApoSyl1.1, whole genome shotgun sequence genome encodes:
- the Mon1a gene encoding vacuolar fusion protein MON1 homolog A: MAADMQRKRSAECPEGSLAPSSGQSVERAESPTPGLTQGTEPGAGQEGAMFVHTRSYEDLTELEDREASGDSPKEYVGSPPPLPTDMRQISQDFSELSTQLTGVARDLQEEMLPGSSEDWLEPQGAAGRAATEPSQEGPTEGGEEDDATEAWRLHQKHVFVLSEAGKPVYSRYGSEEALSSTMGVMVALVSFLEADKNAIRSIHADGYKVVFVRRSPLVLVAVARTRQSAQELAQELLYIYYQILSLLTGAQLSHIFQQKQNYDLRRLLSGSERITDNLLQLMARDPSFLMGAARCLPLAAAVRDTVSASLQQARARSLVFSILLARNQLVALVRRKDQFLHPIDLHLLFNLISSSSSFREGEAWTPVCLPKFNAAGFFHAHISYLEPDTDLCLLLISTDREDFFAVSDCRRRFQERLRKRGTHLALREALRTPYYSVAQVGIPDLRHFLYKSKSSGLFTSPEIEAPYTSEEEQERLLGLYQYLHSRAHNASRPLKTIYYTGPNENLLAWVTGAFELYMCYSPLGTKASAVSAIHKLMRWIRREEDRLFILTPLTY; this comes from the exons ATGGCTGCTGACATGCAAAGGAAGAGAAGCGCCGAATGCCCTGAGGGCTCCCTGGCTCCCTCCAGTGGCCAAAGTGTGGAAAGAGCTGAGAGCCCCACGCCGGGCCTGACCCAGGGAACAGAGCCAG GTGCCGGGCAGGAGGGTGCCATGTTTGTCCACACTCGTTCCTATGAAGACCTGACAGAGTTAGAAGACAGGGAAGCTTCTGGGGACAGCCCCAAAGAGTATGTCGGGAGTCCCCCACCACTGCCTACAGACATGCGCCAGATTAGCCAGGACTTCAGCGAGCTAAGCACTCAGCTGACAGGTGTGGCCCGAGACCTGCAGGAGGAAATGCTGCCAGGAAGCTCTGAAGACTGGCTGGAGCCCCAGGGGGCAGCTGGACGGGCAGCCACAGAGCCCTCCCAAGAGGGCCCAACTGAAGGGGGTGAGGAGGACGATGCCACCGAGGCCTGGCGTCTCCACCAGAAGCACGTGTTTGTACTGAGTGAGGCGGGGAAGCCTGTGTACTCCCGCTATGGGTCTGAGGAAGCCCTTTCCAGCACTATGGGTGTCATGGTTGCCCTGGTGTCCTTCCTGGAGGCAGACAAGAATGCCATCCGCTCCATCCATGCAG ATGGCTACAAGGTAGTATTCGTGCGCCGGAGCCCTCTGGTGCTGGTGGCGGTGGCCCGCACGCGGCAGTCGGCCCAGGAGCTGGCGCAGGAGCTACTGTACATCTACTaccagatcctgagccttcttaCCGGCGCGCAGCTGAGCCACATCTTCCAGCAAAAGCAGAACTACGACCTGCGGCGCCTGCTCTCGGGCTCGGAGCGAATCACCGATAACCTGCTGCAGCTAATGGCTCGAGACCCCAGTTTCCTGATGGGCGCGGCGCGGTGCCTGCCCTTGGCAGCGGCTGTGCGGGACACGGTGAGTGCCAGCCTGCAGCAGGCGCGTGCTCGCAGCCTGGTCTTTTCCATCCTGCTGGCCCGCAACCAGCTGGTGGCGCTCGTGCGCCGCAAGGACCAATTCCTGCATCCCATCGACCTGCACCTGCTTTTCAACCTCATtagctcctcctcatccttccgtGAGGGCGAGGCTTGGACCCCCGTGTGCCTGCCAAAGTTCAATGCAGCCGGCTTCTTCCACGCACACATCTCTTACCTAGAACCCGACACCGACCTCTGCCTGCTGCTGATCTCCACTGACCGTGAGGACTTCTTTGCAGTCTCTGACTGCCGTCGCCGCTTCCAAGAACGCCTCCGAAAGCGGGGGACCCATTTGGCCCTGCGGGAGGCGCTGCGCACACCTTACTACAGCGTTGCCCAAGTAGGCATCCCTGATCTTCGCCACTTCCTCTATAAATCAAAGAGCTCAGGACTCTTCACCAG TCCTGAGATCGAGGCCCCATACACCAGTGAAGAGGAGCAGGAGCGGCTGCTGGGCCTCTACCAGTACCTGCACAGTCGTGCCCACAATGCCTCGCGCCCACTCAAGACCATCTACTACACAGGCCCCAATGAGAACCTCCTCGCCTGG GTGACAGGTGCCTTTGAGCTCTACATGTGCTACAGCCCCCTGGGGACCAAGGCTTCCGCCGTCAGTGCCATCCATAAGCTGATGCGCTGGATCCGGAGAGAGGAAGACCGGCTCTTCATCCTCACGCCGCTCACCTACTGA